The sequence below is a genomic window from Neomicrococcus aestuarii.
CTCGCGGTCGAGGTTCTTAAGCATCCCGTTACGCGGCCCACAATGGATGGCGACCTGGATCACTAAAGTGGGCACTTGCGCCGCAACAAGCGCAAAATATTGCAAATGTCCCCTTCCTCAAATTCGATTGATGCGCGCACTGACGCGCCAAATGCGGCCGAAAACTCGGCATCGCAGCGCGGCTTCCTGGGTCACCCCAAGCCGCTCGCAACGCTTTTCAGCGTAGAAATGTGGGAACGCTTCTCCTTCTACGGAATGCAAGCGATCCTCGCGTACTACATGTACTACTCCGTCGCCGAAGGTGGACTGGGCATGGATCAAGCCCTCGCCGTGAGCCTTGTGGGCGCCTACGGCGGTGGCGTGTACCTCAGCACCATCCTCGGAGCATGGCTAGCCGACCGAGTCTTCGGCGGCGAGCGCGTCCTGTTCTACGCGGCCATCATGATCATGTTCGGCCACATTGCTTTGGCGCTCTTGCCAGGTGGCGTGGGCCTCGCGATTGGTCTGGTCCTCGTGGCGATCGGATCCGGCGGCCTCAAGGCGAACGCCTCCGCGATTGTGGGATCCCTGTATTCGCGTGAAGATCCGCGCCGTGACGCCGGATTCTCCATCTTCTACATGGGCGTCAACATCGGTGGCCTGGTAGGCCCGTTGATCACCGGCTTCCTGCAGACCAGCATGGGCTTCCACTGGGGCTTCGGAGCCGCCGCCGTGGGTATGGCGCTCGGCATTGCCGTGTACGCCTCCGGACGCAAGAACTTGCCCGCCATTGCCGGCGAAGTCAGCAACCCGTTGCCTGCGAAGGAATACAAGAAGGTCGCCCTCATTGGCATCGCGGCCCTCGTAGTGATTGTTGCCGTGTTCGCGATTCGCCTCGTGACCCTGGACAACCTGGCCACCGTGATCTCCTACGTAGTGGTCATCGCCGCAATCATCTACTTCACCGTGATCCTGCGCAGCAAGAAGGTCAACACGGTAGAGCGCAAGCGCGTCTTCGCGTTCATCCCGCTCTTCATTGCGTCCGTGGCGTTCTGGGCACTGTTCCAGCAGCAGTTCACGTTCATCGCCGTGTACTCGGATGAACGACTTGACCGCAACCTCTTCGGCTGGGAAATGCCGGCCTCGTGGGTGCAATCCATCAACCCCGTCTTCATCATCATCTTCGCGGGCATCTTCGCGACGATGTGGACCAAGATGGGCCAGCGCCAGCCGTCCACTCCGCTGAAGTTTGCACTGTCTTTGTTCATCATTGGCGTTGCGTACTTGATCTTCAT
It includes:
- a CDS encoding peptide MFS transporter; translation: MSPSSNSIDARTDAPNAAENSASQRGFLGHPKPLATLFSVEMWERFSFYGMQAILAYYMYYSVAEGGLGMDQALAVSLVGAYGGGVYLSTILGAWLADRVFGGERVLFYAAIMIMFGHIALALLPGGVGLAIGLVLVAIGSGGLKANASAIVGSLYSREDPRRDAGFSIFYMGVNIGGLVGPLITGFLQTSMGFHWGFGAAAVGMALGIAVYASGRKNLPAIAGEVSNPLPAKEYKKVALIGIAALVVIVAVFAIRLVTLDNLATVISYVVVIAAIIYFTVILRSKKVNTVERKRVFAFIPLFIASVAFWALFQQQFTFIAVYSDERLDRNLFGWEMPASWVQSINPVFIIIFAGIFATMWTKMGQRQPSTPLKFALSLFIIGVAYLIFIPMESLEKTPLLVLAGILLLCTFAELFLSPIGLSISTKLAPEAFRTQMMALFYLSVSLGTTLSGVLAAYYQPGQEIAYFVALGAGCIILGVALLVATPAIKRLMGGVK